In Oryza sativa Japonica Group chromosome 8, ASM3414082v1, the sequence TGCACTAGGAgtataatttattatgaaacaccaatttatatatttttactaTATGCATGTTATGTTGTCGGATTTTGCTTATAGCACTTTTTAAATTCTAACTGTAAGACTTTgtttataataattttataacctatttatatataaaatgatAATTTATAGCAGTTACTTaattaattcttaaaattttgaTGTCATGCAttgtattatattttataatagtttttagtatatatatttttgtaagtcTATATAATTTAAACTATATAAGTTTTAAAACACTGCTAACTATCAAGTCTTAGCCAAAGTATATCATAGATATGTAAGTTTTACAATGCCTGCCTATTAAATGGACTTCTTTGTAACATAAATTGTATAGAGGATCAAAACATAAAATTGTATTGATATCTGGTCCCTAGGCCAGTTCGATCGTGGTCATCTCTCTCCGTCACTCATTCATCTCGTCCGGGAGACGGCCCACGCGCTAGAATTctctggaatttttttttaccgatcAGATTGTACggctctctttctttttcatctCCATCGGATGGCCCAGGTTTTCTTTCCTACGTGGACTAATGAGGTGGCTTTTCAAGATTAACCTTTCACTTATAGGGATTTGATGAAGGTAGGTTATTCgcctgtagttttttttttccagaaaacAAGAGTGTTGAACAACAATGGCAAATGTACAAATAAAGTAGTAGAGTAGTCTATCGACCATATATACCAGTTAATACACAAAATCATTTTAGTGAAGAGTGATTTGGTCTAAGAAACGATAAAAAATAAAGGTGCTGCACATTTTCAAGATATAGTTAAAACAAGGAAACAAATTAGCTCGACATAACTGCATGGTTCAACTGCTTGCAATGGAAACCAGCTTGGATTTTAATTCTTTGAGCTTACAGAAAAATCTTACATGCGAGTAGATATAATACTTTAAAGCTTAAGGCAAAATCTTAAGTGGGAGTAGTAGTGATGTACAGCCACGGTAAAATTGGCAAACGAAATCTAAATAGCTAATAcaaaaaggataaaaaaaaacttacaataAAACACATACCATGAAACTCGTTGGGAGTTTAATTTAGCATAGTGGCGTTCCAATTCATTCCGCCACACTGATAAGCAAAATCATCATCAAATATTTGTCCAGCAAAGCTTCCAGTCGGGTTTCAGAAATAACTATAGGCAGCAGGATAAGGAAATGGAATTTGATTCACAATTGATGATCCACGATAGAAATTGGGATTCAACTTGTATGTAGGATAGTTGCAAAAACCATTGGGAATGTTGCACATTTGTTCCGCAATGCCTCCAGTTCGGTTGCAGGAGTAAGCATATGCAGCCGGATGAGGAAAATGTGTTTGATTCACAATTGATCCATGATAGGACTTGGGGCATGTAGGATAGTTGCAAGAACCATTGGGGATGTTGCATTTTTTTCCGGCAATGCCTCCAGTTCGGTTGTAGGAGTAAGCAcatgcagcaggaggaggagttTTATTTATTAATCCACGGTAGATATTGGGGTTGATTCTGCCATCGCTGTTCTTGCGTCTATCAGAAAAGTGGAAAGTGTCTTCACAGGTTGACCAAGCTGCATTTTTGGACTTGTCAATCTTCACAGTTAACTCTTGCCCATCTCTGGAGATATATTTGATGATACAATCAATGATCAGCATTCCAGCATCCACGGATCCAAATTGTTTTAGGTACTTCAAAAGCCCTCTTTCTAAAGAATCCTCTGGCAATGGGCCAATTACTACCTTAATCATATCCCCAACACGGCGTTTTCTTTCACCAATCTGACGAGTGCTCTGCTTGAGAGGCTTGTATCCTGAACTATGGCATCCCGATTGTCTTGGGTCTTCTCTTCCAACATGAACctatgcatatacatatatgagACACAAATTTGTTAGCCATAGAATGGTTCATCACACTGATTATATTGTTAGCCTCTCTCTAAAGAATTTTACTATTTTTAAAAAGGTATTGCCGCTCAGTTGGAAGCTATGAAATAAATCTGCGATAGTACAAAACTAGAACTGGCACAATATCGCGAAGTGGCAGCCTTCGCTCAATTTGGGTCAGACCTTGATGCTACGACTCAGGCATTACTCAATAGAGGTAGAAGCCAAGAAGGTACcattttttctaataaattttACTATTTTTAAAAGGTATCAGAATGTATTATTTTTTCTCACGTAAAATTTGGTACTTCTAGTTATTATGTATTtaaggtaccaaaatttttctagtataaaatttggtacctagaTTTTTCTCAGGAACAAAAAAATTTCTCTTAAAGAAAAGCTATTCCTGTAGTCAAGTAATCTCCAGCAGAAGATACCAAATCATTGGCTAACACACACATATTATATATGATCATTAGGAAGTAGTGTAATAAATCAATTAGTGATATGGTTCTAAATCTATTCGTTTGTGCTGCAACTGGCATCTGTGCAAAAACACTCCGAAAATTCAAATCCAGCAATGTAAAACATGATTTGTGAGCACAACTACATATGGCGCAATAATATAAAGCAAGAAAATTAATTTGACACGCATTATTCTGCTTATATTCAGAAAGAGAGATTAATTGCGTCAAGTCGATCGGAGACGCCGACCATACCGTCTGGCCGTCGATGACCTGCTCCCgatcggcgagggcgaggccggCGAACTCCGGGTGGCCGAACTTGACGATGGCGAAGCGGAGGGCCGGGAGGCCGGTGAGGGTGTCGGCCTCGACCCCCGGGATGGAGACTTCGTCCACCACCCCGTAACGATCGAAGTGGCGGAGGAGGTCCGCCTCGCCGGTGCCCGCGGCGAGACCGCGGACGAACACCCTGCCGTCTTTCGGCGGCTTCCGTGGTCGAAAGTTCATGGCGAACTAGGGGGCTATAGGGTTCTcgatctacttttttttttttgagctttTGTATCCGTGTTTTCGCAGGAGTAAAAACCTGGTAGGGTGAGTAGGGTCGCGCGATGCCGTATTATACCACCTATTctgatctactccctccatcccaaaataaattcagtTTTACATTATTTATCTAACATTTGATAgtttatcttattttaaaaaattatggttagtatttttattgttattacggcctgtttggttggagggagttgaTGATGGGGAATGGGAGTTTATGATATATGGGAGTTTAAGTCTGTAGTTTGGTTGGAAGACTTGGGAATTCGAGAGGGTTTGAGATGGGGAATTAAAAGGTCGAATTCCCACCAATCTCTTACCTGGGGGAGGCCTGTTAATTCGTGAGACTTGGGAATTCGATGTGAAACCAAACAAGGGATGATGACTACAAATATAACTCCTATGACCAATCCCACCATCAACTCCCTCCTTAAAACTCCCATTCCTCTTCCCTTCTCTTACCAAACAAAccattagatgataaaacataaatagtaatttatgtgtgactattttttcaaaaaaatcataaatttttcaaattagaaaaagatccgtgcgttacaacggggaagaaaaaagttaaattaTGTTGTGCGTACTACGAGTACTAAATTTGTAATCAAAATTATGTCTTTGCTAGgttgcataatatttttttcatataattattttattacaGTTTTATAGTGATTTAGTTACTTTTGATTTTAGATCCATCATGAATATCCATATATTTTTAGCTTTGGGCTATTtcaattttgaacttttttttttgaaccttTGGGTAGGTGTAAAGTCGTACGCATGCAAAGTCAGTAGAAGGTGAGTGGCTTGATCTCTGGATGGCATATGCAGTCAAGGCTTGCATGTCATGTGCCTGCATGCCGCGTCCCTACAGGACTCAATCACACACGAACAACGCCGAAAATACAAACGGGGCTCCCAGTCTCCCACACGGGCGACGATGAACACGCACATGAAATTGAAACGAACGACTAGGCGAGTAGtaaatctttaatttttattttataatagtagagataagacggacggttaaacgtagGATGAaatgagagaaagaaaagatgcTGTGTTAGACACGGATacccacggctgcacttattttggttTAGGTAGTATTTATGAAGTTTATTTTTGGAAAATCAGATTGACGCGCATGGGAATCGGTCACGTTCATTGGGTGGCTGCTTCGTGTGCCTTCAAATCGGACacatgtgaattttttttatttcctattCTTTTTTCAGGTCGGTATGTTAGGTGTAACGACAAAAAACAGttgtataaaaatttaaaaacaattCAAACACGGGTGAcgtactaaaattttgataaaaaatcttcaattttataatagtagagaagagatagagaatAGTCTTATTCGAATAAACAATTCGTGAATAAACACATGTTTCTCCATGTGTTCCTCTCTCCGGTTTCTAGTTTGTCCTTGTAATTTGTGTAACTTAGGCAACATGATGTAAGAAAGTTTATCGGTTGTTTTTTAtaagggctggtttggtttgtggtctAAATTGGCATTGCCAATATTTGACAATTTCAACAGTGTTTGGTGTATTTTTGGTTTGAAACTAAAATTGGCATGCCTAAAAAAATAgaccatttcaatagtgaaatTAGGCTGCTTTGACTTCAATCCGAACACAACTTTATCTTGCCAAGATTAACTATGCTAaaaattactaaaatttgacaTTGATAAAATTGGTAAGGTCAATTTTCAATCTAAACACAACTTTACCTTCCTAAGATTAGCCAAGCcaaaatttactaaaatttgacatTGACAAAAATTGTAAGGTCAATTTAGATCGTAAAGCAAATCAGCCCTAAGGTACAGGCCGTAATGTGTTAGCCCAAGACGGGAGCATCTCCAACGTGGGCCGTGATGCATTTAGCAGGAAAGGGCTTCCCACCATTTCTTGGGACGGAATGGCAATTCGGGCGAACGTATTGGACCCTGAGCCCAGGAAGATTTATGATCTCCTTCTCCGAATAACGCAAGGCTGTtgcctgtttttttttatagagaagggtattttttttgcccggcctctacatccaaccggatatatacggccattgaaatagAGAACTTAACCCCGCAAACAATCTAATTTGAAATTCGCTCCATAGAATATTTGAATTCAGGACCTTGGGGTACTACTTaggtcactgtaaccactaggctatatGCCATTTCATGGTTGGTGTCTGCCTTGGTGGTTGACAGTGACAACATCATCTTCAGAAAATGGCGATCAAATCCACAACTCCACTGATGTCTGATGGTGATGCATCGATGCATGCAGATCTAATCTCTTTCCGTTCTATATTTAGATTCGTAGCTAGAAGTTGGTGTTTTTAGCACTGGGTGTACGCTGGTTGGCGCCGCCAGTAAACATTCACGTTGCTCTGTATTTTGAAATTACACGCATTATGAAGCCTTTCTTCTTTAGAAACTGATAGTCTGAACATTTCGATGCCGTGAGCACTGTGGTTGCGCCGAATCTGCAGTGAAGCACGGGCACTTCAGAGACAGGAGCGCATGTGCTTGGCTAGAGATTCTGGTTTTCTTTAAGACCAGTTGCCTGTTGAAATCTTTGTTCGGTTCCTGATGGATAGTACTTGCCTCGTCAGAGATCTGCATTTGGTTAATGGTTACACGCCCAGTACAATGTTAGCATGCGAGTtgcagtgatttttttttttgtgtcatTTGGTTATATACTATTATGCTCAGTCCTGCTGGTTCTCTGGTCTGAAATGGCACTAAACATTTCATCATCCAATGCCATCAACTTCAAAAACACAGGGTTATCTAGCTGTCTACTGCTGCACTTGCATAATTGCCAAGCATGCTTTTTCTGTGACAAAGTGGGCTGAACTGAATCGGTGCATTTGATATACACACAGGTGGTGCACATTGATGTATGCCTGCAACTGCAAGGGCCTTCTGGTTTcagaaaaatttagtacgtaCTACTACTCCCGCAAATAAAGTTGATCAAGTTCGTAGCcagaaattgattttttttgagacggacaTAGTAATATGTCACATGTTGAACAATATGGGACAGTTCGTCTTTAATTCTGAAAATGATCTGTTCAAGCTCGTCACATGCTACTACACGGGTAGGACATAGCAGCATGCATCACGCACCTTGCTGCTGGAAGGATATCAAATGCTGCTGTCCCTAGCTCTTGTCCTTGAAGTTATGTGCTGCCGTGATAACAGTACACTGCTCTTTTTGCAATGCTTGCACACATTGCTCTATAGCAATTATTGTTGTTTCTTCAGAAGTGTTATACAGTTCATGTGACCTCTCTCAACTTGCCAACCCAAAACTATCTTTTCCGTTACTTCGGATCCGGTGCATAGTGCCGTGGTGTCGCTAAGAAAAAAGATGCACTTGCAGCTGACATTGCTGTAGCTGACAGCGAGCTAAGAGGGGCCAATCCAATAGAGAAAAACCCATCCGATTCAGTATGTATTCAGTGGCAGTGTCCATCTTGAGGCTGACTTGACCATGGACTTGGCGTGTCATTTGGACTGGTAGCTGTCATAGCGACATAGCGTTATGGCATCACGCAGATTATTCGACCACAAAATGGCATGCAAATTGGGAGAAAAATTTGGTAATCTGTTCATAAAATGGTGCTAGCTGTCATATGATAGTCTCATGGCATCTTGCAAATTATATCTAGCTTGTTAGTGTCCTTCAATAAGGGCCCTTTTAGTTCCCAGaaagtttttcccaaaaacatcacatcgaatctttagacacatgcatggagtattaaatataaataaaaagaaaaactaattacatagttaTGGGGGAAatagcgagacgaatcttttgagcctaattagtccgtgattagccataagtgctacagtaatccacgtgtgctaatgacggcttaattaggctcaaaagattcgtctcgcggtttcccggcgagttctgaaattagttttttcatttatatccgaaaactccttccaacatctggtcaaacgtccgatgtgacacccaaaaattttcttttccccaactaaacacgcCCTAAATTCAGGAATCTGATCATAGTTGCATCAAGCAACCAATTACAATATCTAGTACAATGCAGATGCATCATGCTAGTAGGCTAGTACTCCTACTAGCTAAGCTTGAGTTCAGAGTAGAAAGCATCCCTACTTAGTGTAATTGTATATCCATTCCACATAGCATGTGATCCTGAAGTGTTGAGTACTACGTTACAGTGACCATTGGACCACACACTAGATACCCAGAATTTAATGGCTCGGTGCCAAGTAGAGTATGCTTGGCTTGGCTAGTTGAcctgtattttttttgtatatTCTCTATCCATCACGCACATATATGCAGTGATGTTGCGAATCAGGCACGCCCGGTAGGTGTACTGATACTGTCAAGCGCTATATATGCATTTCATACTACTATATTACTACAATATGTGCTATTTTCTTATCCAAGATTCTGAATTTGTCCAGAAATCTGTACTTCAAGACCAGCTCGATCACTATTGAGAAGATTCGAATTGGGTTTGATTCTATAGGTtgtcacttttttttattaaactaaTAACTGCCAATTATATTTCAATAAGCAGGAGTAAAAACCTAGACGgatcatatgaaaaaaaaaaaacaaccccaCAATGAGAAAAGCCTCGCCGGACACTTCAAAAGCGGCCGGCCGGAACAACACCAGCTCGCTAAAAAACTGCACAAAGACGGAAACCAAGACAGGGTATCGTTACCAAGCTCGCTACACAACATAGTAACTCCGACTTCCCAAACACGTGTCATCGTTGCTGAGTTTGCCACACGCCCTCGCAAGACAGCAGCTCTGACTTCACCACGGATGTGACATCGTTGTCAAGCTCATTGTCAAGATGATCAAGCAGCTTCGACCTCCCATGGTGGATTCACCACACATCCACGATAGCCAGCaattcaccaaaaaaaaaaaaaggccaccAAAGCACCACTTCCTCCACACAGCAAGCGCTAGCACACCTAGAAGATTGCAAATTGTCTCGTTGCCGTCCTTACCCCCACAGGTTTTCGTGTGCAAATGACAAATCTAGTAATCTACTGCAAATCCTTTCCTACCTGACGTTGACCACCACATCAAAGAACAGTCACATCGACAGTCTCCAAGAGAAGAAACGACGCTGAAATCCAAAATCATGGTCAGAGAATGACGCTAGTCTGTCTTCTCCCGGCCATCTGATGCCTGCTAAATCCCCATCAaaataaagagagaaaaaacatgCAAGAAATCCAAGATTCCAACTTGGAAGAGTGGTCGTGGAAAATTCAGGCAGCCGTCGATGATGGATTCATGGATCAGACGACGACGAGCCAGCCGTTACCACGCAATGAAGTACTatttccgtcctaaaatatagttatttttaGTACAGTACATTGTtttaaaatgaagctatttttaTACCTTCACAACCATTATTTTTCACCTACCTTCTCTTTTCAATCAAACACACACTTTCTCTAATTATTCTcacatactttcttaatacccgtgccaacctTAAAAATacctatattttagaacggagaaaGTATGCAACAATGTCGCTGTATTGGGGACGGCACGAGCAAAAAGCAAAAGCTCATGATGAGGTGATCTGTAGTGCCAATCGTTCTCGTGAAATTACGAGGAATGTTGATAAGATGATAACcttgaagtactccctccatctacttttgatagttatatttcatcttggcacacagattaaagataagtaattctacttattatctatttaaacatgctactagtcatttctcgtagataagcgattcattaatatttacgtTTCTCAATACctatgtagccaatcatgtgtggaaaAATAGAGAGTCacacattaaatccgagaaagttattaagatgataagttgttggattaaaatatgattatcaaaaataaatttttcagagtATAACTGTATAAGCAAGAAGACGGGCAATTGACCACAAACAGGGCGGAGCCAGAAAGAGACCATATATATGCTCCAGGTCTAATTAAGGTATGATTTTTACTGTAGTTTCTAATGGTAGTAGAAATGATCTAGAACGAACTCGAGCTCATACTCCATTTACTACtaattttgtcctaaaatataacatttttttagtgAATGAAACATATCCTAGTAGTACTGAACAGTACTACTAATCTggacagatatatatatagattcatagTAGTACGATAGGATGTATCCCCTCCATTCAAAGAttactatattttaagatggagagAGTAACAGATCACGTTACAGATCTTTGGCACAAGAAATAAGGAGAGATTCTACTCAATCCTGGAATTGTAGTTCTTTTTGGTTCGACGAACGACAAATACAGTAGTGCATAAGTTAGCATAAATTAGCAGTTGTGACTTCTCTTCCAGTACGTGGTTCACTGAGGAGAGTCTGATGCTAGACCGTGATTCTAGCTAATGAAGTTTGCAACtgcttaagaaaaaaaaactccaatcACTACACTGGATCAAGTCAGCACTGACGGGCTCAAACCCTCAACTTTGACGGGTTCAGCTCCCGGTCAGagattagtggtcactgatgacttGAGTCACCTGTGACAGGTGAAGACCCGTCAGAAGTAAGAGCCACCTCAAACGGCCCCCAActaaaacccgtcacaggtgagagtTACCTCTGACTGGTCCCAACcaaaacccgtcacaggtgagagtCACCTCAAACTGGTgtgaaaaaaagggggaaaaaaaagagaaacaccGTCCTCCTAGGTTACCATCACATTCATTTCGACCGATTGCATTTGGCATTCACAAATCAAAAAAATCGTCACAATTCTTCTTTGTTCCATCGCAGTTGTCCCAATCACAAAACAAAATCACAAGAATCTCAATCACCATAAGACTCAGAATCATCAATCACAGTAGCAACAATTGGAACAATATGAACAACACAAGACAAAATACATGGGTGAAAGAGGACTTGCTGGcagagggcggaggcggaggcgcggctggaggcgtcgccggcagaggcggcggaggtggagaccgctgccgccatcgggcctcggccgcctcccctcccgccgtcggccgccaccgcgccacggCTCCAGATCCGTCATCCgccaccgcgcctcccctcgcccCTGCCGAATCTGGCGGCcggaccgccgccgcgcctccccacccgcccctgccggatctggcggccaggccgccgctgccgcccccgccggcttggcgccgccgcgcctcccctcccgcccctgccggatctggcggccgggccgccgcgcctcccctcgccacggcacagagaaagagaggagagatagagagaagaagtggaagagatagaggagaagtggagaagagggagccggcTGGCCTTATCTCCTCATGTGGGCCCCGCTGGGAGAGGAGACATATATATACAGTGGCAGAAGTCATCTCAAACGGGCTGGGACTTAAAAGCCGTTTGAGGTGAGTAaacctcacctctgacgggctgTCCGGCtgcgacccgtcacaggtaactagtcacctgtgacgggttaggacttaaacccgtttgaggtgaggtaacctcacctgtgacgggttctatttttaacccgtcacaggtgactagttacctgtgacgggtcgcaGCCGGATGCCTCACCGATGACGGCATCCCGTATGACCCGTTAGAGGTGACGGTCATCAGTGACCATTTCgattgcccgtcacaggtatcccgtcaaAGATGTGAGGATCTGGTGTAGTAAATTCTCTGCCAAGACTGCTCTACTTCACTTACTAGTAGGGACCaccataatataagagaaatTTTATGGTACATTGTACTGTATATTGCCTGTATTTACAAGGGTAAACTAGAAATTTGATACGCTCAATTAATCCTTATATGTTGAATCCCTATATATTTGTGACGTCAAGTGTAAGTTAGGCTCACGAGAGAATAAGCGCTCACACTTTCCTCTCTCTTCAGTTCACTCTCCTCTAACTAGGATTAgaacaatataattttttttaaagcaatgtTGAATCACCCTATTGTACTTGCTCGAAGGCGAGCGTGTGATGATGGCATGACTCGTCCAGGGGCGGATCGAAAAAATCGCTACCGAGCCCTGaaattaagaagaaaaaaaaaagaaaatcgaaGTGGCGCGCCGGTCCGTAGGGTTTAGGGGATGAGTCGCGACATCGCGGATTCGCGGCGCACGCGATCAAAGCCGAAGCGAGCGCGACGCGCGTTGGTTGGAGTTCGCGATTCCACAATTCCGTTTCGCTGGTACCAATTTGAGTTCACGAATCATACGTGCGTGCGTAGACGGCAGACGCAGGCGGCCAGGCACAGCGCGCGCAGCGAGCAGCGTCTCCATGACCGCGACTCCGCGAGGCCGGGGCGCGACCGCTTGACGGCGCTGATGGCCGGCGCGATTGACGAGGTGGCGAGCTGGACGGCTCACTGGCTGGACTACTTCTCGTCATATCATCATCGTCTACAGACGAGCGACAGCGCCGACGCCGCTTCAGACCTTCAGTTCAGATTTCACCGCTTTAGAGTAAACTTAACTACTAATTTTATACGTAAACTTAGATAAGCCATATGATCTTCTTTGCTCTGATATGTAAACTTCTTTTCCCCAGTACGTAGACTTAGGAGACTTAATTAATAAGGCATCTAATTAATAAGATGCCTTActaatatatcatatttttagTCTATAAGTCTCTAATAATTAGACTTCTTTTTCCAATCTCATAATTTAAAGTCTTTAAGATGCTTTATTAATATATCATGATATATTTTTGTCTATTTTATTATCTATAATTGCATTGTTATATATTAGCGTCGTTACATTTACAGCGTTTATAAAATTGTTGCGTGAGTCGGACCGCCCATACGCTAAATCCTACATACGCCACTGGACTCGTCGCCGCTTGGCTGCCCCGTCATCCTGCCCTACACTCGCGAGAGATGACGGCGAACCTGATAAATGCATTTCTTTTTTCACTTTTTGTGGTGCATGTAAAAAAGAAACTCATTATCTCATTTCAGTTTGGACTACTAACATACACCACAATACCTAAATAATTCTCATTTGTCAGTGCTATAGCTTGTTGTCCATGCAAACACATTTTAGTTTTCACCCAGCCGTCCAGAGGCTGGCATGCATCCCTGTCTAGCTTCGATGTGGCCACAGAACCTCATGCACCCGTGTGTAGGGATACAAGCAGGATGACCCGTGAGTCTACTTATAAATCAAATAAGTGATAACCTATGGGTTATGCAAATGTGTTAACCTATAAATCCATTTATAAGTCAAATTAGTAGGTAAGCGGCGAGTCAACCCCATCAGTTACACAGTAAATAATTTTGCTTATAAGCGGGTTTGTGGGTCGGTCCACTTGCATCTCTACCCGTGTGCACACAGCGCACCCGACAGTGATGATGCGGAGAATGAGGCCACCAGCGAGGAGAGGCTAGACCCAAACCGCCACATAGAAAGACAAATCTACCCTTATAGATTTTATACTGCAAGCTAATTAAGTAAACGATCGAATCAATATGTACCATTAAATCATTTATACTAGTAGTGTATACTATACTGATCCTAAAAGTTCTTTAAAATAATTCTACTTATTTTTCGCTGGTATGAAAGCGCAATACGACAAGAGGCTCCTAGTCTATGAATCTATTGAATTCGATGCTGACACCCACTTTGTTGGCACTTGGAAGCTTATATTTTGTAGCGAAAATGAAAAATCTTGGTTGAGGTATATACGTCTACGTTGGAATAAGACGGTATACTGACACGAGCACGATCGATGGAAGTGGCTACATTACATAGGGACCATACGTGTGTAAATCAGCGTGCTGAGAGGGCAATTTCTTTTTGTCAGACCACCACTGGATATTGCAGGGGTGATATGCAATTCAATCTTGGCTTTTTGTGTGTGGAGATATATATTTCTCTTTCTCAATCCTTGGTTATTTTGATAAAAGTTCCACCAGGTGATTAATTCAGTCAAAAGGTGTTTCTTACAGAAAGGAAGTTACAGCAAAAAAAA encodes:
- the LOC107276582 gene encoding uncharacterized protein, coding for MNFRPRKPPKDGRVFVRGLAAGTGEADLLRHFDRYGVVDEVSIPGVEADTLTGLPALRFAIVKFGHPEFAGLALADREQVIDGQTVHVGREDPRQSGCHSSGYKPLKQSTRQIGERKRRVGDMIKVVIGPLPEDSLERGLLKYLKQFGSVDAGMLIIDCIIKYISRDGQELTVKIDKSKNAAWSTCEDTFHFSDRRKNSDGRINPNIYRGLINKTPPPAACAYSYNRTGGIAGKKCNIPNGSCNYPTCPKSYHGSIVNQTHFPHPAAYAYSCNRTGGIAEQMCNIPNGFCNYPTYKLNPNFYRGSSIVNQIPFPYPAAYSYF